The following are encoded in a window of Alosa sapidissima isolate fAloSap1 chromosome 10, fAloSap1.pri, whole genome shotgun sequence genomic DNA:
- the LOC121720206 gene encoding dendritic cell-specific transmembrane protein isoform X2: MRIAGAQLKGTLRQVWCGAVQLFTADSPDSRRDKLLLSVACLALSIFLSCLLFLGLRYSLKYEVVVSAGVAVAFAIGSTVALSSSHCVRCFAVLVLISCGLKQTRNVLIAAGTSLVILWNVQNTLENLRGLAKSLLCNLEAKKVLVDLAPLSNYVQMLKWVGGQLKHFTDFGVVDSKSEFKLKASVDSVEFQQKVSEAKQVLNHTAMSALATMSTASSVAQKCFPGLGILLLVFLTFRYVKKYRTDRRFQNIFITNALLRYDEQQRARGRPSIFPLTEKEKKRYVVIPSSRPSAKEGKAMLKFAMPVLTNLLIWLFFIGIDALVYWIIGVLRTRLEELEPFQVPVIMHLKEDKAVIGIPIPVDRSRHDYSYSISLFEKKCLPEPKLLVYSTAPLVIILTLLVGLSLLSAKLTQLRLFVSEHFFSEHAEARAQHLHEKILRKRSKTKLDMLKEELATLVKQSSQVCCQNY; encoded by the exons ATGAGGATCGCTGGAGCTCAGCTGAAGGGGACCTTGCGTCAGGTCTGGTGTGGTGCAGTTCAGCTCTTCACAGCTGACTCGCCCGACAGCCGGAGGGACAAGCTGCTTCTCTCTGTCGCCTGTCTCGCCTTGAGCATCTTCCTGTCATGCCTGCTCTTCCTTGGCCTGCGCTACTCTCTGAAGTACGAGGTCGTGGTTTCCGCTGGGGTGGCGGTTGCTTTTGCCATTGGTTCTACCGTAGCCTTGTCCTCATCGCATTGCGTCCGCTGCTTTGCCGTGCTGGTCCTCATCTCCTGCGGCCTGAAGCAGACGCGGAATGTACTTATCGCCGCCGGAACAAGTTTAGTGATCTTGTGGAACGTTCAGAACACACTGGAGAACCTCCGGGGCCTGGCCAAAAGTTTGCTCTGCAACCTGGAGGCCAAGAAAGTCCTAGTGGACCTGGCTCCGCTCAGCAACTATGTGCAGATGCTGAAATGGGTCGGGGGGCAGCTCAAGCACTTCACAGACTTTGGCGTTGTGGACAGCAAGTCAGAGTTCAAGCTGAAGGCCTCGGTCGACTCGGTGGAGTTCCAGCAAAAGGTGTCTGAGGCCAAGCAGGTGCTGAACCATACGGCCATGTCTGCCCTGGCCACCATGAGCACGGCCTCTTCTGTTGCCCAGAAGTGTTTCCCAGGGCTGGGCATCCTTTTGCTCGTGTTCCTCACCTTCCGCTACGTGAAGAAGTACCGCACGGACAGGAGGTTTCAGAACATCTTCATCACCAACGCCCTGCTGCGGTACGACGAGCAGCAGAGGGCCCGGGGCAGGCCCTCCATTTTCCCGCTgacggagaaagagaaaaagcgCTACGTTGTCATTCCGTCTTCCCGTCCTTCTGCAAAGGAGGGAAAGGCCATGTTGAAATTTGCCATGCCGGTCTTGACTAACCTGCTTATCTGGCTGTTCTTCATTGGCATCGATGCGCTGGTGTATTGGATCATAGGAGTGCTTCGCACACGACTAGAGGAACTGGAACCGTTTCAGGTCCCTGTGATCATGCATCTAAAG GAGGACAAGGCTGTCATCGGGATCCCAATCCCTGTGGACAGAAGCAGGCATGACTACTCTTACAGCATCTCCCTCTTTGAGAAGAAGTGTCTGCCAGAGCCCAAGCTGCTGGTGTACTCCACCGCACCCCTGGTCATTATTCTCACCCTGCTGGTGGGCCTCAGTCTCCTCTCAGCCAAACTCACCCAACTCCGGCTGTTCGTGTCCGAGCACTTCTTCTCGGAGCATGCAGAGGCGCGAGCCCAGCACCTGCACGAGAAGATCCTGAGGAAGAGATCCAAGACGAAGTTGGACATGCTGAAAGAAGAGCTGGCGACGCTGGTCAAGCAg
- the LOC121720173 gene encoding regulating synaptic membrane exocytosis protein 4-like isoform X12, with amino-acid sequence MGRQSQDAAAVAVSGGPNARMQRSQSRLSLSASFEALAVYFPCMNSFDEEDEAGGKKLRSTIQRSTETGLAVEMRSRMTRQASRESTDGSMNSYSSEGNLIFPGVRLSSDSQFSDFLDGLGPAQLVGRQTLATPPMGDIQIGMVEKKGALEVEIIRARGLVGKPGSKALPAPYVKVYLLDNGACIAKKKTKVARKTLDPLYQQQLQFEESPSGKVLQVIVWGDYGRMDHKSFMGAVQILLDDLDLSNMVIGWFKLFPPSSLVDPTLAPLTRRASQSSLDSSSFGRS; translated from the exons ATGGGCAGACAGAGCCAGGATGCCGCGGCGGTAGCGGTCAGCGGGGGGCCCAACGCCCGCATGCAGCGCTCACAGAGCCGCTTGAGCCTGTCGGCCTCGTTCGAGGCGCTCGCCGTCTACTTCCCCTGCATGAACTCGTTTGATGAGGAGGACGAAG CAGGGGGTAAGAAGCTGCGCAGCACCATCCAGAGGAGTACAGAGACGGGTCTGGCCGTAGAGATGAGAAGTCGGATGACCCGGCAGGCCAGCAGGGAGTCCACCGACGGCAGCATGAACAGCTACAGCTCTGAGGGAAa CCTCATCTTCCCTGGCGTGAGGCTCTCGTCCGACAGCCAGTTCAGTGACTTCCTGGATGGGCTTGGACCCGCTCAGCTGGTTGGACGGCAGACGTTGGCCACGCCCCCAATGG gtgatATTCAGATTGGAATGGTGGAGAAGAAAGGCGCCCTTGAGGTGGAGATAATTCGAGCCCGTGGCCTTGTGGGAAAACCAGGTTCAAAAGCACTGCCAG CCCCCTACGTGAAGGTGTACCTGCTGGACAACGGAGCCTGCATCGccaaaaagaaaactaaagtaGCCCGGAAAACACTGGACCCCCTTTACCAGCAACAACTGCAATTCGAAGAGAGTCCAAGCGGGAAGGTTTTACAG GTCATTGTCTGGGGAGATTATGGGCGCATGGACCACAAATCCTTCATGGGAGCCGTTCAGATACTCCTAGACGATCTGGACTTGTCCAACATGGTGATTGGCTGGTTCAagctcttccctccctcctcactgGTGGATCCGACGTTGGCCCCGTTGACTCGAAGAGCTTCTCAATCCTCATTGGACAGTTCGTCGTTCGGTCGCTCGTAG
- the LOC121720206 gene encoding dendritic cell-specific transmembrane protein isoform X1, which translates to MRIAGAQLKGTLRQVWCGAVQLFTADSPDSRRDKLLLSVACLALSIFLSCLLFLGLRYSLKYEVVVSAGVAVAFAIGSTVALSSSHCVRCFAVLVLISCGLKQTRNVLIAAGTSLVILWNVQNTLENLRGLAKSLLCNLEAKKVLVDLAPLSNYVQMLKWVGGQLKHFTDFGVVDSKSEFKLKASVDSVEFQQKVSEAKQVLNHTAMSALATMSTASSVAQKCFPGLGILLLVFLTFRYVKKYRTDRRFQNIFITNALLRYDEQQRARGRPSIFPLTEKEKKRYVVIPSSRPSAKEGKAMLKFAMPVLTNLLIWLFFIGIDALVYWIIGVLRTRLEELEPFQVPVIMHLKEDKAVIGIPIPVDRSRHDYSYSISLFEKKCLPEPKLLVYSTAPLVIILTLLVGLSLLSAKLTQLRLFVSEHFFSEHAEARAQHLHEKILRKRSKTKLDMLKEELATLVKQAQFWCPIIFGQQQNSFEPLA; encoded by the exons ATGAGGATCGCTGGAGCTCAGCTGAAGGGGACCTTGCGTCAGGTCTGGTGTGGTGCAGTTCAGCTCTTCACAGCTGACTCGCCCGACAGCCGGAGGGACAAGCTGCTTCTCTCTGTCGCCTGTCTCGCCTTGAGCATCTTCCTGTCATGCCTGCTCTTCCTTGGCCTGCGCTACTCTCTGAAGTACGAGGTCGTGGTTTCCGCTGGGGTGGCGGTTGCTTTTGCCATTGGTTCTACCGTAGCCTTGTCCTCATCGCATTGCGTCCGCTGCTTTGCCGTGCTGGTCCTCATCTCCTGCGGCCTGAAGCAGACGCGGAATGTACTTATCGCCGCCGGAACAAGTTTAGTGATCTTGTGGAACGTTCAGAACACACTGGAGAACCTCCGGGGCCTGGCCAAAAGTTTGCTCTGCAACCTGGAGGCCAAGAAAGTCCTAGTGGACCTGGCTCCGCTCAGCAACTATGTGCAGATGCTGAAATGGGTCGGGGGGCAGCTCAAGCACTTCACAGACTTTGGCGTTGTGGACAGCAAGTCAGAGTTCAAGCTGAAGGCCTCGGTCGACTCGGTGGAGTTCCAGCAAAAGGTGTCTGAGGCCAAGCAGGTGCTGAACCATACGGCCATGTCTGCCCTGGCCACCATGAGCACGGCCTCTTCTGTTGCCCAGAAGTGTTTCCCAGGGCTGGGCATCCTTTTGCTCGTGTTCCTCACCTTCCGCTACGTGAAGAAGTACCGCACGGACAGGAGGTTTCAGAACATCTTCATCACCAACGCCCTGCTGCGGTACGACGAGCAGCAGAGGGCCCGGGGCAGGCCCTCCATTTTCCCGCTgacggagaaagagaaaaagcgCTACGTTGTCATTCCGTCTTCCCGTCCTTCTGCAAAGGAGGGAAAGGCCATGTTGAAATTTGCCATGCCGGTCTTGACTAACCTGCTTATCTGGCTGTTCTTCATTGGCATCGATGCGCTGGTGTATTGGATCATAGGAGTGCTTCGCACACGACTAGAGGAACTGGAACCGTTTCAGGTCCCTGTGATCATGCATCTAAAG GAGGACAAGGCTGTCATCGGGATCCCAATCCCTGTGGACAGAAGCAGGCATGACTACTCTTACAGCATCTCCCTCTTTGAGAAGAAGTGTCTGCCAGAGCCCAAGCTGCTGGTGTACTCCACCGCACCCCTGGTCATTATTCTCACCCTGCTGGTGGGCCTCAGTCTCCTCTCAGCCAAACTCACCCAACTCCGGCTGTTCGTGTCCGAGCACTTCTTCTCGGAGCATGCAGAGGCGCGAGCCCAGCACCTGCACGAGAAGATCCTGAGGAAGAGATCCAAGACGAAGTTGGACATGCTGAAAGAAGAGCTGGCGACGCTGGTCAAGCAg